The Streptomyces sp. CC0208 genome window below encodes:
- a CDS encoding DUF4032 domain-containing protein encodes MALQISATNPEHPALLLELPWQLPLEQWPEEVLVPLPRGISRHVVRYARAGDEVIAVKELAERPALREYELLRDLDRLGIPAVDPLAVVTGRTDAEDAPLEPVLVTRHLGGSMPYRSMFETTMRPATMHRLMDALAVLLVRLHLAGFAWGDCSLSNTLFRRDAGAYAAYLVDAETGDLHPQLSPGQRDYDLDLARVNISGELLDLEASGALHPSVDAIEFGMEICSRYGSLWEELTRRSVYPAGKYHYIERRIRRLNDLGFDVAEMQIEHAPNGDEVTFVPKVVDAGHHQRQLLRLTGLDAEENQARRLLNDLESWMATQEDYAPGDPLGARPEVLAHRWVRDVFRPTVRAVPPEMRGSMDPAEIYHELLEHRWYLSERAQHDIGLDTAVDDYITNILPKARETLQPTPATAD; translated from the coding sequence ATGGCACTGCAGATCAGCGCGACGAACCCGGAGCACCCCGCGCTCCTGCTCGAACTGCCGTGGCAGCTGCCGCTGGAGCAGTGGCCGGAGGAGGTCCTGGTCCCGCTGCCGCGCGGCATATCCCGCCACGTGGTGCGCTACGCCCGCGCCGGCGACGAGGTCATCGCCGTGAAGGAACTCGCCGAGCGCCCGGCGCTGCGCGAGTACGAGCTGCTGCGCGACCTGGACCGGCTCGGCATCCCCGCCGTCGACCCGCTCGCCGTGGTCACCGGGCGCACCGACGCCGAGGACGCCCCGCTGGAGCCGGTGCTGGTCACCCGGCATCTGGGCGGCTCGATGCCGTACCGCTCGATGTTCGAGACGACCATGCGGCCCGCCACCATGCACCGCCTGATGGACGCCCTGGCGGTCCTTCTGGTCCGCCTGCACCTGGCCGGGTTCGCCTGGGGCGACTGCTCCCTGTCCAACACCCTGTTCCGCCGGGACGCGGGCGCCTACGCCGCCTACCTCGTCGACGCCGAGACCGGCGACCTGCATCCGCAGCTCAGCCCCGGGCAGCGGGACTACGACCTCGACCTCGCCCGCGTCAACATCAGCGGTGAGCTGCTCGATCTGGAGGCCTCCGGGGCGCTGCACCCCTCGGTGGACGCGATCGAGTTCGGCATGGAGATCTGCTCGCGATACGGCAGCCTGTGGGAGGAGCTGACCCGCAGGTCCGTCTACCCGGCGGGCAAGTACCACTACATCGAGCGCCGGATCCGCCGGCTCAACGACCTCGGTTTCGACGTGGCCGAGATGCAGATCGAGCACGCGCCGAACGGCGACGAGGTCACGTTCGTCCCGAAGGTCGTGGACGCCGGTCACCACCAGCGCCAGCTCCTGCGCCTGACGGGCCTGGACGCCGAGGAGAACCAGGCCCGACGGCTGCTGAACGACCTGGAGAGCTGGATGGCCACCCAGGAGGACTACGCCCCCGGCGACCCGCTCGGCGCTCGTCCGGAGGTACTCGCCCACCGCTGGGTGCGGGACGTCTTCCGGCCCACGGTACGGGCCGTGCCGCCGGAGATGCGCGGGTCGATGGACCCGGCCGAGATCTACCACGAGCTCCTGGAGCACCGCTGGTACCTGTCCGAGCGGGCCCAGCACGACATCGGCCTGGACACCGCGGTGGACGACTACATCACGAACATCCTCCCCAAGGCCCGCGAGACGCTCCAGCCCACTCCGGCCACCGCCGACTGA
- a CDS encoding response regulator transcription factor: MCAHVLVAEDDEMQAELIRRSLLAEGHTATVVHDGRAALDAARRVAPDLVVLDLMLPVIDGFGVCRVLRRDADIPVVMLTARSDEDDVLLGLELGADDYMTKPYSPRELMARIRTVLRRSGRGGVADRREDPVVRAAGLAVDPVRHEVRCDGAPVECTPAEFEILLAMVAEPERVFSRRQLLEVTRGTDRASTERAVDVHIMNLRRKIEADPRRPVRLLTVFGVGYKLSGGRG, encoded by the coding sequence GTGTGCGCACATGTGCTGGTCGCCGAGGACGACGAGATGCAGGCCGAACTCATACGGCGGTCCCTGCTCGCGGAGGGCCACACCGCCACCGTGGTCCACGACGGGCGGGCCGCTCTGGACGCGGCCCGGCGGGTCGCCCCCGACCTCGTCGTCCTGGACCTGATGCTGCCGGTGATCGACGGCTTCGGCGTGTGCCGGGTGCTGCGCCGCGACGCGGACATCCCCGTCGTGATGCTCACCGCACGCTCCGACGAGGACGACGTCCTGCTGGGCCTGGAACTGGGCGCCGACGACTACATGACCAAGCCGTACAGCCCCCGGGAGCTGATGGCCCGCATCCGGACGGTCCTGCGCCGCAGCGGACGCGGTGGCGTGGCCGACCGGCGGGAGGATCCCGTCGTACGGGCCGCGGGCCTCGCCGTCGATCCCGTACGGCACGAGGTGCGGTGCGACGGGGCGCCGGTGGAGTGCACCCCCGCCGAGTTCGAGATTCTGCTGGCCATGGTCGCCGAGCCCGAACGGGTCTTCTCCCGGCGGCAGTTGCTGGAGGTCACCCGGGGCACCGACCGGGCCTCCACCGAACGGGCCGTGGACGTCCACATCATGAACCTGCGCCGCAAGATCGAGGCCGATCCGCGCCGCCCGGTGCGGCTGCTGACCGTGTTCGGCGTGGGCTACAAGCTCAGCGGCGGCCGCGGATGA
- a CDS encoding MBL fold metallo-hydrolase: MSAGVQQVADGTYLVHGSNTNWVILTEGSSATLVDTGYPGDRDQVLASLAEVGSSPEALTAVLITHAHNDHLGSAEYLRSAYGTPVYLHEAEVPHARREFLHQVSVGTVLKNGWRPGVLPWAVHAIRVGGTAHVPVTSPQPFPAEGALDLPGRPVPVHTPGHTDGHCAFHLPDRGVVISGDGLVSGHPTSRVKGPQLLPDMFHHERARAVASLDVFAQLEGEVLLPGHGPVYRGPVREAALQARDRAL; this comes from the coding sequence ATGAGCGCAGGCGTGCAGCAAGTCGCGGACGGCACCTATCTGGTGCACGGCAGCAACACCAACTGGGTGATCCTGACCGAGGGAAGCTCCGCCACGCTGGTCGACACCGGCTACCCGGGCGACCGGGACCAGGTGCTCGCCTCCCTCGCGGAGGTGGGCAGTTCACCGGAGGCGCTCACGGCGGTGCTCATCACGCACGCCCACAACGACCACCTGGGCTCCGCCGAGTACCTGCGCAGCGCCTACGGCACGCCGGTCTACCTGCACGAGGCCGAAGTCCCGCACGCCCGGCGTGAGTTCCTGCACCAGGTCTCCGTCGGGACGGTCCTGAAGAACGGCTGGCGCCCCGGTGTGCTGCCGTGGGCGGTGCACGCGATCCGCGTGGGCGGCACGGCCCATGTGCCCGTCACCTCCCCGCAGCCGTTCCCGGCGGAGGGCGCCCTCGATCTGCCCGGCCGCCCGGTGCCCGTCCACACACCGGGCCACACCGACGGACACTGCGCCTTCCACCTCCCCGACCGCGGCGTGGTGATCTCGGGCGACGGCCTCGTGAGCGGTCACCCCACCTCACGGGTCAAGGGGCCCCAGCTGCTGCCGGACATGTTCCACCACGAGCGCGCGCGTGCCGTGGCGTCGCTGGACGTGTTCGCGCAGCTGGAGGGTGAGGTGTTGCTGCCGGGGCACGGCCCGGTGTACCGCGGTCCGGTCCGTGAAGCGGCACTTCAGGCCAGGGACCGCGCGCTCTAA
- a CDS encoding L,D-transpeptidase family protein, with amino-acid sequence MITRRTHVALLAASLFLSGCGGGAVASTESAPPPSREPSRTPASPEISVEVAPQQIPGLGPRTRAKIPADARQAVVVTGRGRDSPVSTVVLYERTAAGWRAGASWPAHNALKGWSDHHLAGDLRSPIGVYTLTDAGGLLKDPGTKLPYDRGVGFTSPGTGFEGEPLAGSFDYVIAINYNRQPGTSPLDWTRPLGAGRGGGIWLHVDHGGPTHGCVSIAEKHMKELLLTLDPDLRPVVVMGDAKSLAG; translated from the coding sequence ATGATCACACGCAGAACCCACGTCGCCCTGCTCGCCGCGTCCCTGTTTCTCAGCGGATGCGGCGGCGGTGCCGTGGCCAGTACGGAAAGCGCGCCCCCGCCGTCCCGGGAGCCTTCACGGACCCCTGCCTCGCCGGAGATCTCCGTCGAGGTCGCTCCCCAGCAGATACCCGGCCTGGGACCGAGGACAAGGGCGAAGATACCGGCCGACGCCCGGCAGGCCGTCGTGGTCACCGGGCGGGGCCGTGACTCGCCGGTCTCGACCGTGGTGCTCTACGAGCGCACGGCGGCCGGCTGGCGGGCCGGCGCGAGCTGGCCCGCGCACAACGCCCTCAAGGGCTGGTCAGACCACCACCTGGCCGGCGACCTGCGCTCGCCGATCGGCGTGTACACCCTCACGGACGCCGGAGGACTGCTGAAGGACCCCGGCACCAAGCTGCCGTACGACCGCGGTGTCGGCTTCACCTCGCCCGGCACCGGCTTCGAGGGCGAACCGCTCGCCGGGTCCTTCGACTACGTCATCGCCATCAACTACAACCGGCAGCCCGGCACGTCACCGCTGGACTGGACACGGCCGCTGGGCGCGGGGCGCGGCGGCGGGATATGGCTGCACGTCGACCACGGCGGGCCCACCCACGGGTGCGTGAGCATCGCCGAGAAGCACATGAAGGAGCTGCTTCTCACCCTGGACCCGGACCTTCGTCCCGTCGTCGTCATGGGCGACGCCAAGTCCCTCGCCGGCTGA
- a CDS encoding alpha-ketoglutarate-dependent dioxygenase AlkB has protein sequence MTAHLQGSLFDQTDQLRLGPLDGIRRTVLAHGAWIDVLPGWLGGSDVLFERLAAEVPWRAERRTMYDHVVDVPRLLAFYGVDDELPHPVVTEAREALTAHYADELGEPFTTAGLCYYRDGRDSVAWHGDRGGRGGSHDTMVAILSVGAPRDLVLRPARGGGETLRRPLGHGDLIVMGGSCQRTWEHAVPKSTRATGPRISIQFRPHGVH, from the coding sequence ATGACCGCGCACCTCCAGGGCTCCCTCTTCGACCAGACCGACCAGCTCCGGCTCGGCCCCCTCGACGGGATCCGCCGTACCGTGCTCGCCCACGGCGCCTGGATCGACGTACTCCCCGGATGGCTCGGCGGCTCGGACGTCCTGTTCGAACGGCTGGCCGCAGAGGTGCCCTGGCGTGCGGAGCGCCGCACGATGTACGACCACGTCGTCGACGTCCCGCGGCTGCTCGCCTTCTACGGCGTGGACGACGAGCTGCCGCATCCCGTGGTCACCGAGGCCCGCGAGGCGCTCACCGCGCACTACGCCGACGAGCTCGGCGAGCCGTTCACGACGGCCGGGCTCTGCTACTACCGCGACGGCCGCGACAGCGTCGCCTGGCACGGCGACCGGGGCGGGCGAGGGGGCAGCCACGACACCATGGTCGCGATCCTCTCCGTGGGCGCGCCGCGCGACCTCGTGCTGCGGCCGGCGCGTGGCGGCGGCGAGACGCTGCGGCGGCCGCTGGGCCACGGCGACCTGATCGTGATGGGCGGCTCCTGCCAGCGCACCTGGGAGCACGCCGTACCGAAGTCGACGCGCGCGACGGGACCGCGCATCAGCATCCAGTTCCGCCCGCACGGCGTGCACTGA
- a CDS encoding DUF488 family protein produces the protein MSVRIRRVYEPPEPDDGVRVLVDRLWPRGLSKDAARVDEWPKALTPSTELRRWYHAGEGSYEEFAERYEAELADPEAAGLLDRIRELAARGDVTLLTASKTPEQSHATVLVRLLRA, from the coding sequence GTGAGCGTGCGCATCCGCCGTGTCTACGAACCGCCCGAGCCCGACGACGGTGTCCGCGTCCTGGTCGACAGGTTGTGGCCGCGGGGTCTGTCCAAGGACGCGGCCCGCGTCGACGAGTGGCCGAAGGCGCTCACCCCGTCGACCGAGCTGCGCCGCTGGTACCACGCCGGCGAGGGCTCGTACGAGGAGTTCGCCGAGCGGTACGAGGCGGAGCTGGCCGATCCCGAGGCGGCCGGACTGCTCGACAGGATCCGGGAGTTGGCGGCCAGGGGTGACGTGACCCTGCTGACCGCGTCGAAGACGCCGGAGCAGAGCCACGCCACTGTGTTGGTACGGCTGTTGCGAGCGTAG
- a CDS encoding VOC family protein has translation MALEWEQVIVDAADPAALGRWWAEALGWVVVEDSPDEFEIRPEKDRIPGLLFVPVPEAKTVKNRLHLDFRPDDRDAEVTRLLALGARHTDIGQGEQSWVTLVDPEGNEFCVLGQRRA, from the coding sequence ATGGCACTGGAATGGGAGCAAGTCATCGTGGACGCCGCCGATCCCGCCGCCCTCGGGCGCTGGTGGGCCGAGGCCCTGGGCTGGGTGGTGGTCGAGGACTCACCGGACGAGTTCGAGATCCGTCCCGAGAAGGACCGGATCCCGGGGCTGCTGTTCGTGCCGGTGCCGGAGGCGAAGACCGTCAAGAACCGGCTCCACCTCGACTTCCGGCCGGACGACCGGGACGCCGAGGTCACCCGCCTCCTCGCCCTGGGCGCGCGGCACACGGACATCGGGCAGGGCGAGCAGTCCTGGGTGACGCTCGTGGACCCCGAGGGCAACGAGTTCTGTGTGCTGGGGCAGCGCCGAGCCTGA
- a CDS encoding universal stress protein — protein sequence MTRPITAGIDGTEESLAALGWAAREAVRRGTGLRVVHAWRFQPYEGIDAGDRDTQAGWARDAMAEAVRAVTGRHTGLDVDTDLVEGGSVDVLVAAASDAELLVLGSRGHGPVVGFLLGSVGQQVIAEATRPVVLVRAGDQAGAEVSGREIVVGQEGDPEDSAEVMRFAFETAAARGAAVRAVRAWTLPPVFAYSPGSLKLLDEAGGLEPYEKKALASALQPWRERFPDVPVVEHVEMGSAGQVLLSMTARAQLMVVGRRARRTAVGARIGSVAHGVLHHADCPVAVVPHA from the coding sequence ATGACACGCCCGATCACCGCAGGGATCGACGGAACCGAGGAGTCCCTCGCCGCACTGGGCTGGGCCGCCCGGGAGGCGGTCCGGCGCGGAACGGGGCTGCGGGTGGTGCACGCCTGGCGGTTCCAGCCGTACGAGGGGATCGACGCGGGGGACCGGGACACCCAGGCGGGCTGGGCGCGGGACGCCATGGCCGAGGCCGTCCGAGCCGTCACCGGACGGCACACCGGGCTCGACGTGGACACCGACCTCGTGGAGGGAGGCAGCGTCGACGTGCTGGTCGCCGCCGCGTCCGACGCCGAACTGCTGGTCCTGGGCTCCCGTGGACACGGGCCGGTGGTGGGCTTCCTGCTGGGCTCGGTGGGCCAGCAGGTGATCGCCGAGGCCACGCGGCCCGTGGTCCTGGTGCGGGCCGGGGACCAGGCCGGCGCGGAGGTCTCGGGGCGCGAGATCGTCGTGGGCCAGGAGGGCGACCCGGAGGACAGCGCCGAGGTCATGCGGTTCGCCTTCGAGACGGCGGCGGCACGGGGAGCGGCCGTGCGTGCCGTACGGGCCTGGACGCTGCCGCCGGTGTTCGCCTACAGCCCGGGTTCGCTGAAGCTCCTCGACGAGGCCGGCGGGCTGGAGCCGTACGAGAAGAAGGCCCTGGCCTCGGCGCTCCAGCCGTGGCGGGAGCGCTTCCCGGACGTGCCGGTCGTCGAGCACGTGGAGATGGGCAGCGCGGGCCAGGTGCTGCTGTCGATGACCGCCAGGGCTCAGCTGATGGTCGTGGGCCGTCGGGCCCGTCGTACCGCGGTGGGCGCCCGGATCGGATCGGTCGCGCACGGTGTGCTGCACCACGCGGACTGCCCGGTGGCCGTGGTCCCGCACGCCTGA
- a CDS encoding TetR/AcrR family transcriptional regulator, translating into MVVEDTTRRVTRRRVRTRANLLDAAFSVFAAKGFGRVSIEEVCEAAGYSRGAFYSNFDSLDELFFALYQQRADLIADQVSGALALDGPGLDVPAAVDRVTDVLLLDRDWLLVKTDFLVHAARAPEVARTLLEHRARLRSAIADRLARTRGHAELPAVLVDVEGAAHAVVAAYDGVTVQLLLDGDLERARVWLKQLLTALLTDGSDTTV; encoded by the coding sequence ATGGTGGTGGAGGACACGACCAGGCGTGTGACCAGGCGCCGGGTCCGCACGCGTGCCAACCTCCTGGACGCGGCCTTCTCGGTGTTCGCCGCCAAGGGCTTCGGACGGGTGTCGATCGAGGAGGTCTGCGAGGCCGCCGGGTACAGCCGAGGCGCCTTCTACTCGAACTTCGACAGTCTCGACGAGCTGTTCTTCGCGCTCTACCAGCAGCGCGCCGACCTCATCGCCGACCAGGTCTCCGGCGCCCTCGCCCTCGACGGCCCCGGCCTCGACGTGCCGGCCGCCGTCGACCGGGTCACCGACGTGCTGCTCCTGGACCGGGACTGGCTCCTGGTGAAGACCGACTTCCTGGTGCACGCCGCCCGCGCGCCCGAGGTCGCCCGGACCCTGCTCGAACACCGGGCCCGGCTCCGGAGCGCCATCGCCGACCGGCTGGCACGCACGCGTGGGCACGCCGAACTGCCCGCCGTGCTGGTCGACGTCGAGGGCGCCGCCCATGCCGTGGTCGCCGCCTACGACGGGGTCACCGTCCAACTGCTCCTGGACGGGGACCTGGAGCGGGCCCGGGTCTGGCTCAAGCAACTGCTCACCGCGCTGCTCACCGACGGCAGCGACACCACCGTATGA
- a CDS encoding FAD-binding dehydrogenase produces the protein MDADVIVVGAGLAGLVAAHELTSRGRRVALVDQENAANLGGQAFWSFGGLFLVDSPEQRRLGIKDSFDLAWNDWQGSAQFDRVEDEDSWAVRWARAYVEFAAGEKRSWLEGHGITFLPTVGWAERGDLTAHGHGNSVPRFHVAWGTGTGVVEPFVRYARQAARDGLLTFYHRHQVDELVVEEGTARGVRGTVLAEDNSARGVASNRDRVGDFELTARAVVVTTGGIGANHDIVRRYWPERLGTPPTEMVTGVPAHVDGRMLDISEGAGVRLVNRDRMWHYTEGIQNWDPIWPGHGIRILPGPSSMWFDALGRRLPEPCLPGYDTLGTLRHLRTTEDIAEHDHSWFILTQKIIEKEFALSGSEQNPDITAKDRAGFLKERILGKGAPGPVDAFLRKGADFVTAPNLEQLVEKMNGLTDKALLDAADLRRQIEARDLQIANSYSKDAQVQGIRNARRYIGDRLGRVATPHRILDPAAGPLIGVKLHILTRKTLGGIQTDLDSRALGTDGKPLEGLYAAGEVAGFGGGGVHGYNALEGTFLGGCLFSGRAAGRAAAKQVG, from the coding sequence ATGGATGCCGACGTCATCGTCGTCGGAGCGGGGCTCGCGGGCCTGGTCGCCGCGCACGAACTCACCAGCCGCGGCAGAAGGGTCGCGCTGGTGGACCAGGAGAACGCCGCGAACCTCGGCGGCCAGGCCTTCTGGTCCTTCGGCGGGCTCTTCCTCGTCGACTCCCCGGAACAGCGGCGCCTGGGCATCAAGGACTCCTTCGACCTCGCCTGGAACGACTGGCAGGGCAGCGCGCAGTTCGACCGGGTCGAGGACGAGGACTCCTGGGCGGTGCGCTGGGCGCGCGCCTACGTCGAGTTCGCGGCCGGCGAGAAGCGGTCCTGGCTGGAGGGGCACGGCATCACGTTCCTGCCCACCGTCGGCTGGGCCGAGCGCGGCGACCTCACCGCCCACGGGCACGGCAACTCCGTACCCCGCTTCCATGTCGCCTGGGGCACCGGCACCGGAGTGGTCGAGCCCTTCGTCCGATACGCCAGGCAGGCCGCGCGCGACGGACTGCTGACGTTCTACCACCGCCACCAGGTCGACGAGCTCGTCGTCGAGGAGGGCACCGCCCGCGGGGTGCGCGGCACGGTCCTGGCCGAGGACAACTCCGCGCGCGGGGTGGCCTCCAACCGCGATCGGGTCGGCGACTTCGAACTCACCGCCCGAGCCGTCGTCGTCACCACCGGCGGCATCGGCGCCAACCACGACATCGTCCGCCGTTACTGGCCCGAGCGGCTCGGCACCCCGCCCACCGAGATGGTCACCGGCGTCCCCGCCCACGTCGACGGCCGGATGCTCGACATCAGCGAGGGCGCGGGCGTCCGCCTGGTCAACCGCGACCGCATGTGGCACTACACCGAGGGCATCCAGAACTGGGACCCGATCTGGCCCGGCCACGGCATCCGCATCCTGCCCGGCCCGTCCTCGATGTGGTTCGACGCCCTGGGCCGCCGACTGCCCGAACCCTGCCTGCCCGGCTACGACACCCTCGGCACCCTCAGGCACCTGCGCACCACCGAGGACATCGCGGAGCACGACCACTCCTGGTTCATCCTCACCCAGAAGATCATCGAGAAGGAGTTCGCGCTCTCGGGCTCCGAGCAGAACCCCGACATCACCGCCAAGGACCGCGCGGGCTTCCTCAAGGAGCGCATCCTCGGCAAGGGCGCGCCGGGACCGGTGGACGCGTTCCTGCGCAAGGGCGCGGACTTCGTGACCGCCCCGAACCTGGAACAGCTCGTCGAGAAGATGAACGGACTCACCGACAAGGCACTCCTCGACGCCGCCGACCTCCGCCGCCAGATCGAGGCCCGCGACCTCCAGATCGCCAACTCCTACAGCAAGGACGCCCAGGTGCAGGGCATCCGCAACGCCCGCCGCTACATCGGCGACCGCCTCGGCCGCGTCGCCACCCCGCACCGCATCCTCGACCCGGCCGCCGGCCCCCTGATCGGCGTCAAGCTGCACATCCTGACCCGCAAGACCCTCGGCGGCATCCAGACCGACCTCGACTCCCGCGCTCTGGGCACCGACGGCAAGCCCCTGGAAGGGCTGTACGCGGCGGGCGAGGTCGCCGGCTTCGGCGGGGGCGGTGTCCACGGCTACAACGCGTTGGAGGGCACCTTCCTCGGCGGCTGCCTGTTCTCCGGGCGCGCCGCGGGGCGGGCGGCGGCCAAGCAGGTCGGCTAG
- a CDS encoding M1 family metallopeptidase codes for MSTAVRRIFVLVTTPLALTALLGAAAPSSTGSSGAGDPYFPLAGNGGYHVGHYDLTLRYDPSSRHLEGKAVLTARATERLTRFDLDFKGLTVTGLTVGHAKAGFRRSGQELVVTPQRALRKGERFTITVTYKGKPAPVTDPDGSLDGWIPTDDGAFVAGEPQGAMTWFPANNHPKDKSSYDFTITVPQGRTAVANGVLLSQRTTHGRTTFRWHQSEPMAAYLATATVGKFKVEQFTTSNGIRVYNAVDAREAAAAAPVLKKLPSVLEWESKLFGPYPFRAAGSIVDHAPNVGYALETQSRPVYDRAPDLSTLVHENAHQWFGDSVSLTSWKDIWLNEGFATYAEWLYTEQHGGDSAQKTFDHLYAKPASDELWEFPPGNPGSGANIFGTPVYARGAMTLHALRTAVGDRAFFLILRAWASGHRYGLGTTAQFERLAERVSGKDLDSLFRTWLDTPGKPNQP; via the coding sequence GTGTCGACGGCCGTCAGACGCATCTTCGTCCTCGTCACCACCCCCCTTGCCCTCACCGCTCTGCTCGGGGCCGCCGCTCCTTCGTCGACGGGCTCGTCCGGCGCAGGCGACCCCTACTTCCCGCTCGCCGGAAACGGCGGATACCACGTCGGCCACTACGACCTGACACTCCGTTACGACCCCAGCAGCCGCCATCTCGAGGGGAAGGCGGTTCTCACCGCCCGCGCCACCGAGCGCCTGACGCGCTTCGACCTCGACTTCAAGGGGCTCACCGTCACGGGCCTGACCGTCGGTCACGCCAAGGCCGGGTTCCGCCGCTCCGGACAGGAACTCGTCGTCACCCCGCAGCGCGCCCTGCGCAAGGGGGAACGGTTCACCATCACCGTCACCTACAAGGGGAAGCCGGCCCCGGTCACCGACCCGGACGGCTCGCTCGACGGCTGGATCCCCACCGACGACGGAGCCTTCGTCGCCGGGGAACCGCAGGGCGCGATGACCTGGTTCCCGGCGAACAACCACCCCAAGGACAAGTCGTCGTACGACTTCACGATCACCGTCCCCCAGGGCCGCACCGCCGTCGCCAACGGCGTCCTCCTCTCCCAGCGGACCACGCACGGCAGGACCACGTTCCGCTGGCACCAGAGCGAGCCCATGGCCGCCTACCTGGCCACTGCGACCGTCGGGAAGTTCAAGGTGGAGCAGTTCACCACCAGCAACGGCATCCGCGTCTACAACGCGGTCGACGCGCGCGAGGCCGCCGCCGCGGCGCCCGTCCTCAAGAAGCTGCCCTCCGTCCTGGAGTGGGAGAGCAAGCTCTTCGGGCCCTACCCCTTCCGTGCCGCCGGATCGATCGTGGACCACGCCCCGAACGTGGGCTACGCGCTGGAGACCCAGAGCCGTCCGGTCTACGACCGCGCGCCCGACCTGAGCACCCTCGTCCACGAGAACGCCCACCAGTGGTTCGGCGACTCCGTCTCGCTCACCTCCTGGAAGGACATCTGGCTCAACGAGGGCTTCGCGACCTACGCGGAGTGGCTCTACACCGAGCAGCACGGCGGCGACAGCGCCCAGAAGACCTTCGACCACCTCTACGCGAAACCCGCGAGCGACGAGCTGTGGGAGTTCCCGCCCGGCAACCCCGGCAGCGGCGCCAACATCTTCGGCACCCCCGTCTACGCCCGTGGCGCCATGACCCTGCACGCCCTGCGCACGGCCGTCGGCGACCGGGCGTTCTTCCTGATCCTGCGCGCCTGGGCGTCCGGGCACCGCTACGGCCTCGGCACCACCGCGCAGTTCGAGCGCCTCGCGGAACGGGTCTCGGGCAAGGACCTGGACAGCCTGTTCCGGACCTGGCTGGACACGCCGGGCAAGCCCAACCAGCCCTAG